The proteins below come from a single Gossypium raimondii isolate GPD5lz chromosome 2, ASM2569854v1, whole genome shotgun sequence genomic window:
- the LOC105787974 gene encoding 8-hydroxygeraniol oxidoreductase isoform X2, producing the protein MTTTNSHVITCKGIVSWGKGEPLKVEEILVEPPKSNEVRVKMLYASVCRTDLLFANGFPIPAFPRVMGHEGVGVVESIGEGVTGLREGDLVIPTYIADCKTCETCMSEKTNLCLKYPLSYKELMQDGSSRMSIRGQTASHAFSCSTWCQYLVINVNFLLKIDPKTPLPDASFLSCGFSTGYGATWKEAMVQNGSSVAVFGLGAVGLGAIKGAKSHGAIKVIGIDNNPMKAAKGRAFGMTDFINPGESDKSIAELVKDLTAGMGVDYSFECTGVPPLINEAIQSTKLGTGKIIQMGVEEPNVNINIIELLIGRTLKGSIFGGLKAKTDLPIIYSKCKNREIQLDELLSHEIKLEEVNKVFELLKQPDCVKILIKI; encoded by the exons ATGACTACAACAAACTCTCATGTTATAACATGCAAAG GCATTGTAAGTTGGGGAAAAGGGGAGCCATTGAAGGTGGAAGAGATACTAGTAGAACCACCAAAATCAAATGAAGTTCGAGTTAAAATGCTATATGCCAGTGTTTGTCGTACTGATTTATTGTTTGCCAATGGATTCCCAATC CCTGCTTTTCCTCGAGTGATGGGTCATGAAGGTGTGGG GGTGGTGGAGAGCATTGGAGAGGGAGTGACAGGACTAAGAGAAGGGGACCTTGTGATTCCGACCTATATAGCGGACTGTAAAACATGTGAGACTTGTATGTCTGAAAAGACCAATTTATGCTTAAAATACCCATTAAGCTACAAGGAGTTAATGCAGGATGGCAGTTCAAGGATGTCCATCAGAGGTCAAACTGCCTCCCATGCATTTTCATGCTCAACATGGTGCCAATACCTGGTTATTAACGTCAACTTCCTTCTCAAGATTGACCCGAAAACTCCACTTCCGGATGCTAGCTTCCTTTCATGTGGATTTTCAACCGGATATGGGGCTACATGGAAGGAAGCAATGGTTCAAAATGGCTCATCTGTTGCTGTTTTTGGCCTTGGAGCTGTTGGCTTGGGG GCAATCAAGGGAGCCAAAAGTCATGGTGCTATTAAAGTAATTGGTATAGATAATAACCCAATGAAAGCAGCAAAGGGACGAGCATTTGGAATGACGGATTTTATAAATCCCGGGGAATCTGATAAATCTATTGCCGAATTGGTGAAGGATTTAACTGCTGGAATGGGCGTTGACTATAGCTTTGAATGTACTGGGGTTCCACCCCTCATCAATGAAGCCATTCAGTCCACAAAATTG GGAACAGGGAAAATCATACAGATGGGAGTAGAAGAGCCAAATGTGAATATAAACATCATAGAGCTTCTCATTGGAAGAACATTGAAGGGGTCAATTTTTGGAGGGCTGAAAGCCAAAACCGACCTTCCaattatatattcaaaatgtaaAAACAGG GAAATCCAGCTTGATGAACTTTTGAGTCATGAGATTAAGCTGGAAGAAGTAAACAAAGTTTTTGAGTTGTTGAAGCAACCAGATTGTGTCAagattttgatcaaaatttga
- the LOC105787974 gene encoding 8-hydroxygeraniol oxidoreductase isoform X1: protein MTTTNSHVITCKGIVSWGKGEPLKVEEILVEPPKSNEVRVKMLYASVCRTDLLFANGFPIPAFPRVMGHEGVGVVESIGEGVTGLREGDLVIPTYIADCKTCETCMSEKTNLCLKYPLSYKELMQDGSSRMSIRGQTASHAFSCSTWCQYLVINVNFLLKIDPKTPLPDASFLSCGFSTGYGATWKEAMVQNGSSVAVFGLGAVGLGAIKGAKSHGAIKVIGIDNNPMKAAKGRAFGMTDFINPGESDKSIAELVKDLTAGMGVDYSFECTGVPPLINEAIQSTKLVLTNQYHTLCYGTGKIIQMGVEEPNVNINIIELLIGRTLKGSIFGGLKAKTDLPIIYSKCKNREIQLDELLSHEIKLEEVNKVFELLKQPDCVKILIKI from the exons ATGACTACAACAAACTCTCATGTTATAACATGCAAAG GCATTGTAAGTTGGGGAAAAGGGGAGCCATTGAAGGTGGAAGAGATACTAGTAGAACCACCAAAATCAAATGAAGTTCGAGTTAAAATGCTATATGCCAGTGTTTGTCGTACTGATTTATTGTTTGCCAATGGATTCCCAATC CCTGCTTTTCCTCGAGTGATGGGTCATGAAGGTGTGGG GGTGGTGGAGAGCATTGGAGAGGGAGTGACAGGACTAAGAGAAGGGGACCTTGTGATTCCGACCTATATAGCGGACTGTAAAACATGTGAGACTTGTATGTCTGAAAAGACCAATTTATGCTTAAAATACCCATTAAGCTACAAGGAGTTAATGCAGGATGGCAGTTCAAGGATGTCCATCAGAGGTCAAACTGCCTCCCATGCATTTTCATGCTCAACATGGTGCCAATACCTGGTTATTAACGTCAACTTCCTTCTCAAGATTGACCCGAAAACTCCACTTCCGGATGCTAGCTTCCTTTCATGTGGATTTTCAACCGGATATGGGGCTACATGGAAGGAAGCAATGGTTCAAAATGGCTCATCTGTTGCTGTTTTTGGCCTTGGAGCTGTTGGCTTGGGG GCAATCAAGGGAGCCAAAAGTCATGGTGCTATTAAAGTAATTGGTATAGATAATAACCCAATGAAAGCAGCAAAGGGACGAGCATTTGGAATGACGGATTTTATAAATCCCGGGGAATCTGATAAATCTATTGCCGAATTGGTGAAGGATTTAACTGCTGGAATGGGCGTTGACTATAGCTTTGAATGTACTGGGGTTCCACCCCTCATCAATGAAGCCATTCAGTCCACAAAATTGGTACTGACAAATCAATATCATACACTATGTTAT GGAACAGGGAAAATCATACAGATGGGAGTAGAAGAGCCAAATGTGAATATAAACATCATAGAGCTTCTCATTGGAAGAACATTGAAGGGGTCAATTTTTGGAGGGCTGAAAGCCAAAACCGACCTTCCaattatatattcaaaatgtaaAAACAGG GAAATCCAGCTTGATGAACTTTTGAGTCATGAGATTAAGCTGGAAGAAGTAAACAAAGTTTTTGAGTTGTTGAAGCAACCAGATTGTGTCAagattttgatcaaaatttga